One Succinispira mobilis DSM 6222 genomic window carries:
- a CDS encoding YlqD family protein, with the protein MQSMMVRLPINIKAKVTEKLKRELTNEFTANLKNVEYELEQIEFHGKRMLAEQAKQDAQGLPALREQIEAERAKRLEAKNELETKIAATEKLELGAEIMRGNMERVYELKVGDVLDEIIGAEILLEDGKVIAFRE; encoded by the coding sequence ATGCAAAGTATGATGGTTAGATTGCCAATTAATATTAAGGCTAAAGTTACAGAAAAATTGAAACGTGAACTTACTAACGAGTTTACGGCAAATTTGAAAAATGTTGAATACGAGCTAGAGCAAATCGAATTTCATGGTAAGCGTATGTTAGCTGAACAAGCAAAGCAAGATGCCCAAGGATTGCCAGCGTTGCGTGAACAAATAGAAGCTGAACGGGCAAAGCGCTTAGAAGCAAAAAATGAGTTAGAAACAAAGATTGCTGCAACGGAAAAGTTAGAGCTAGGTGCTGAAATTATGCGCGGCAATATGGAAAGAGTTTATGAATTAAAAGTTGGCGACGTTTTAGATGAGATAATTGGTGCAGAAATTTTACTAGAAGATGGTAAAGTTATTGCGTTTAGGGAATAA
- a CDS encoding RNA methyltransferase — protein MTSVYLGLVHYPVYNRNMEVVTSSVTNFDIHDIARTCNTYAIKNYFIIHPSTNQQEIINEILNYWNVGYGKECNPDRNQALSIVKLVNDITECVSNIQKETGQLPIIMTTDARTYSNTISYKLAREELLVQEQPILLLFGTGWGMQDSVMQAFDYILEPIYGVGEYNHLCVRSAVAIILDRLLGSPWWK, from the coding sequence ATGACTAGTGTATATTTAGGCTTGGTGCATTATCCAGTTTATAATCGTAATATGGAAGTTGTTACAAGTTCTGTGACTAATTTTGATATTCATGATATAGCTAGAACATGTAATACCTATGCAATTAAAAATTATTTTATAATACATCCTTCTACAAACCAACAAGAGATAATTAACGAAATTTTGAATTATTGGAATGTTGGTTATGGTAAAGAGTGCAATCCAGATAGAAATCAAGCACTTAGTATTGTCAAACTTGTTAATGATATTACGGAGTGTGTGTCTAATATTCAAAAAGAGACAGGTCAGCTACCGATAATTATGACAACTGATGCTCGTACATATTCAAATACGATATCTTATAAACTGGCTAGAGAAGAATTATTGGTTCAAGAACAGCCGATATTATTGCTTTTTGGCACAGGTTGGGGAATGCAGGATAGTGTTATGCAAGCGTTTGATTATATTTTGGAACCAATATATGGGGTTGGAGAATATAATCACCTTTGCGTTCGCTCAGCAGTAGCTATTATACTTGATAGGCTACTAGGCAGTCCTTGGTGGAAATGA
- the ffh gene encoding signal recognition particle protein → MLFEGLADRLQEAFKKLKGKGKITEEHVNEALREVRMALLEADVNFKVVKDFIAKVKAKAIGQEVLNSLTPAQQVVKIVNEELTDLMGGTQSKLTVAAKPPTIIMLVGLQGAGKTTTAGKLANHLKKQNKKPLMVAADIYRPAAIKQLQVLGEQLSIPVFTMPEGNSPIEIARQAIDKAVSLFCDTVIIDTAGRLHINQELMAELDGIKNVVQPQEILLVVDAMTGQDAVTVAESFNATLDVTGLILTKLDGDARGGAALSIKAVTGKPIKFVGMGEKLDALEPFHPERMASRILGMGDILSLIEKAQSTIDMDQAAEMEKKLLKEEFTLEQFLDQLQMIKKMGSIESILNMIPGMGNIKKLQNVEINDKEILHVEAIIRSMTKKERRNPNILNGSRRKRIALGSGTRVQDVNKLLKQFEESKKMMKQMQGMQKLAKKGGFKLPFMK, encoded by the coding sequence GTGTTATTTGAAGGATTAGCTGATAGATTGCAAGAAGCATTTAAAAAATTAAAAGGCAAAGGCAAGATAACGGAAGAACATGTAAATGAAGCGTTGCGTGAAGTGCGAATGGCTTTGCTAGAAGCAGACGTAAATTTTAAAGTTGTTAAAGACTTTATTGCCAAAGTAAAAGCTAAAGCTATTGGTCAAGAAGTACTAAATAGTTTAACACCAGCACAGCAAGTCGTAAAAATTGTTAATGAAGAACTTACCGATTTGATGGGCGGAACACAAAGTAAATTGACAGTTGCGGCTAAACCGCCCACTATAATAATGCTTGTAGGCTTACAAGGGGCAGGGAAAACTACTACCGCAGGTAAGTTAGCCAATCATTTGAAAAAGCAAAACAAAAAACCTTTGATGGTAGCGGCAGATATTTATCGCCCCGCAGCGATCAAGCAATTGCAAGTTTTAGGCGAGCAACTAAGTATCCCGGTTTTTACAATGCCAGAGGGAAATAGTCCAATTGAAATTGCCCGCCAGGCTATTGATAAAGCAGTTTCCTTGTTTTGTGATACAGTTATTATTGACACAGCTGGTCGATTACACATTAATCAAGAATTAATGGCGGAGTTGGACGGAATTAAAAATGTAGTTCAACCACAGGAAATATTGTTAGTTGTAGATGCTATGACTGGTCAAGATGCGGTTACTGTTGCGGAAAGCTTTAATGCAACACTAGATGTAACTGGTTTGATTTTAACTAAGTTAGATGGTGATGCTAGAGGTGGGGCGGCTTTATCTATTAAAGCAGTTACCGGAAAGCCGATAAAATTTGTAGGTATGGGTGAAAAACTAGATGCTTTGGAACCTTTTCATCCAGAACGCATGGCTTCTAGAATTTTAGGAATGGGCGATATCTTAAGTTTAATTGAAAAAGCCCAATCAACAATTGATATGGATCAAGCCGCGGAAATGGAAAAAAAATTGCTAAAGGAAGAATTCACTTTAGAACAATTTTTAGACCAATTACAGATGATTAAGAAAATGGGTTCGATTGAGTCTATTTTGAACATGATTCCTGGCATGGGAAACATTAAAAAATTGCAAAATGTAGAGATAAATGATAAAGAAATTCTTCATGTCGAAGCTATAATTCGTTCAATGACCAAAAAAGAACGGCGTAATCCGAATATCTTAAATGGAAGTAGACGAAAGAGAATAGCCTTAGGTAGTGGCACGCGTGTTCAAGATGTAAATAAACTACTTAAACAATTTGAAGAAAGCAAAAAAATGATGAAACAAATGCAAGGAATGCAAAAATTAGCTAAAAAAGGTGGTTTCAAACTACCTTTCATGAAATAA
- a CDS encoding KH domain-containing protein gives MKELVELIAKSLVSNPDAVSIEEEVNGTTTTLRLHVAPEDMGKVIGKQGRIAKAIRSVMKAAATRKNIKVIVDII, from the coding sequence ATGAAGGAATTGGTAGAATTAATTGCCAAATCCCTTGTGAGTAATCCTGATGCGGTGAGCATTGAAGAGGAAGTGAATGGTACAACCACAACACTTCGTCTTCATGTTGCCCCAGAGGATATGGGTAAGGTGATTGGCAAACAAGGAAGAATTGCAAAAGCAATTCGCAGTGTTATGAAAGCAGCCGCAACTAGAAAGAATATAAAGGTGATTGTGGATATCATCTAA
- the ylxM gene encoding YlxM family DNA-binding protein: MLEARFKVIMLYDFYGALLTNRQQEYIQAHYLEDCSITEIAEEHKVSRQAVHDAIKRAETVMSDFDKKLNLLARWEKERQLLKEVLTELEKNRELINIDDCRKIVRKILADGGV, from the coding sequence GTGTTAGAGGCAAGATTTAAAGTAATAATGTTATATGATTTTTATGGTGCTCTATTGACAAATCGTCAGCAAGAGTATATACAGGCGCATTATTTAGAAGATTGTTCGATAACCGAGATAGCAGAAGAGCATAAAGTTTCAAGGCAAGCTGTACATGATGCAATTAAAAGAGCTGAAACGGTAATGTCTGATTTTGATAAGAAATTAAATTTATTAGCACGCTGGGAAAAAGAACGTCAGCTCTTAAAAGAAGTATTAACTGAATTAGAAAAAAATAGAGAATTGATAAATATAGATGATTGTAGAAAAATTGTGCGAAAAATTTTAGCGGACGGAGGTGTGTGA
- the lepB gene encoding signal peptidase I, which yields MKTKNSSSLTWQEELKDWIISIIIAVILAFFIRTFVVEPYLVDGSSMNPTLQNSERLLVNKAAYLFSEPTKDDIVIFKFPFDQSRDFIKRVIAVPGDTIEIKSGNVYLNGQLLKENYILEKTKGDYKKVIVPQKHVFVMGDNRNNSEDSRFSRVGFVPYELIKGKGMLVFWPFEVFRKLP from the coding sequence ATGAAAACTAAAAATTCTAGCAGTTTAACTTGGCAAGAAGAGTTAAAAGACTGGATTATATCTATTATAATTGCTGTTATTTTAGCATTTTTTATTAGAACGTTTGTGGTAGAGCCATATTTAGTTGATGGTTCTTCAATGAATCCTACTTTGCAAAACAGTGAACGTTTGTTGGTTAATAAAGCGGCCTACCTTTTTTCGGAACCAACAAAAGATGATATCGTGATTTTTAAATTTCCTTTTGATCAATCACGCGACTTTATTAAAAGAGTAATAGCAGTTCCCGGTGATACTATAGAAATTAAATCTGGAAATGTATATTTGAATGGTCAATTGCTGAAGGAAAATTATATTTTGGAAAAAACTAAGGGTGACTATAAAAAAGTAATAGTACCGCAAAAGCATGTATTTGTTATGGGTGATAATAGAAATAATTCAGAGGATAGTAGATTTTCACGAGTAGGTTTTGTTCCCTACGAGCTAATAAAAGGAAAAGGGATGCTTGTTTTTTGGCCATTTGAAGTTTTTAGAAAATTACCGTAA
- the trmD gene encoding tRNA (guanosine(37)-N1)-methyltransferase TrmD has translation MKIIFLTLFPELILANTQYSILQKAIEKKMLTIETVNPREYAEDKHRLVDDTPFGGGSGMLLKPEPWIRAICLAKAANPSAKVIAMVPEGEILSTKLAIDMATSGQDLIFVCGHYEGFDARIYEFVDGFLSIGDYILTGGELAALVTLDALMRFIPGVLGKLDSAYQDSFANGLLEHPHYTRPVEFQGLIVPEVLRSGNHKQINVWRRKKSLEKTFLLRKDLLKKSELQRDDGVLLLEIIDEVIKKEND, from the coding sequence ATGAAAATAATTTTTTTAACATTATTTCCAGAGTTGATTTTGGCAAATACACAATATAGCATTTTGCAAAAAGCAATTGAGAAAAAAATGCTTACCATAGAAACCGTAAATCCTCGGGAATATGCAGAGGATAAACATCGGCTAGTTGATGACACTCCTTTTGGTGGTGGCAGTGGAATGTTACTTAAACCAGAACCGTGGATTAGAGCGATTTGTTTAGCTAAAGCAGCAAATCCTTCAGCTAAGGTAATTGCAATGGTTCCTGAAGGTGAAATTTTATCTACAAAACTAGCTATTGACATGGCCACGTCTGGACAGGATTTAATTTTTGTTTGTGGACACTATGAAGGGTTTGACGCTCGAATTTATGAGTTTGTTGATGGATTTTTATCAATAGGAGACTATATTCTTACAGGTGGCGAATTGGCAGCGTTAGTAACACTAGATGCTTTGATGCGTTTTATTCCTGGGGTTTTAGGTAAACTTGATAGTGCCTATCAAGATAGTTTTGCTAATGGTTTATTAGAACATCCTCATTATACAAGGCCAGTTGAATTTCAAGGGCTGATTGTACCCGAAGTTTTGCGTTCGGGTAATCATAAACAAATTAATGTTTGGCGTCGCAAAAAATCTTTGGAAAAAACTTTTTTATTGCGTAAAGATTTATTGAAAAAGAGTGAATTGCAAAGAGATGATGGCGTATTATTGTTAGAGATAATTGACGAGGTTATAAAAAAAGAAAATGACTAG
- the rplS gene encoding 50S ribosomal protein L19, whose translation MNIIEVLEKEQLRTDVPDFRAGDTVKVFVKVVEGTRERIQLFEGVVIARTGGGVRETFTVRRIASGVGVERVFPLHSPRLDKIVVSRRGIVRRAKLYYLRNLTGKAARIRERR comes from the coding sequence ATGAATATTATTGAAGTTTTAGAAAAAGAACAATTGAGAACAGATGTTCCAGATTTCCGTGCAGGCGATACTGTTAAAGTTTTCGTTAAAGTTGTAGAGGGAACTCGTGAACGTATTCAGTTGTTTGAAGGTGTAGTTATTGCTCGTACTGGTGGCGGTGTACGTGAAACATTTACTGTTAGACGTATTGCTTCAGGTGTTGGCGTAGAAAGAGTGTTCCCACTACATTCCCCACGTTTAGATAAGATAGTTGTTTCTCGTCGTGGTATTGTTCGTCGTGCGAAGCTTTATTATTTGCGCAATCTTACTGGTAAAGCAGCTAGAATTAGAGAAAGACGCTAA
- the rimM gene encoding ribosome maturation factor RimM (Essential for efficient processing of 16S rRNA) yields the protein MNKNKIIIGKILAPHGVRGEVRIKPLTELPERFLTLLELNIEEYGQLKVEQARFHKQFVLVKLAGIEDMNAAEKLRGHNIVMDKADLGNLPEGRYYAFEIEGLEVYDTENNFLGKIIEVLQTGSNDVYIVKNNEGKELLIPALKKVVKNIDLSEGKMLVSLLAWE from the coding sequence ATGAATAAGAACAAAATTATTATAGGAAAGATATTAGCCCCGCACGGTGTGCGGGGTGAAGTTCGTATTAAGCCATTAACCGAGTTGCCAGAGAGATTTTTGACTCTTTTGGAATTGAATATTGAAGAATATGGACAACTTAAAGTAGAGCAAGCCAGATTTCATAAACAATTTGTTTTAGTAAAATTAGCTGGGATTGAAGATATGAATGCCGCTGAAAAACTACGTGGTCACAATATAGTAATGGATAAAGCTGATTTAGGTAATTTACCAGAAGGTAGGTACTATGCTTTTGAGATTGAAGGACTAGAAGTTTATGATACGGAAAATAATTTTTTGGGCAAAATAATTGAAGTATTGCAAACAGGAAGCAATGATGTTTATATTGTGAAAAATAATGAAGGTAAAGAATTGTTGATCCCTGCTTTGAAAAAAGTTGTAAAAAATATTGATTTGTCAGAAGGGAAAATGTTAGTTTCTCTTTTAGCTTGGGAATAA
- the ylqF gene encoding ribosome biogenesis GTPase YlqF, whose protein sequence is MEFKIQWFPGHMTKAKRMMEKQIKLVDIVIEMLDARIPYSSSNPILMDIIGNKPKIIVFNKVDLADIGRLDAYAQKLKNKGIPLVYLNSVIGGDYKKLLTTIRTVAQPMLEKWLKKGVKNKAVRVMIVGIPNVGKSSLINRLLGKSKVKTGDKPGVTRGEQWINIGNNIELLDTPGILWPKFEEPEIGFSLAVTGAIKDEVFDNQQAVEILLSRLLENYPEALKERYDIEIDSELSIAEILLVIAQKRGCLRSGGVPDISKVINIVLREYRDGKIGRFVIDNV, encoded by the coding sequence ATGGAATTTAAAATACAATGGTTTCCCGGTCATATGACTAAAGCAAAGCGTATGATGGAAAAACAAATAAAATTAGTAGATATAGTTATTGAAATGTTAGATGCACGAATACCATATTCGAGCTCTAATCCGATTTTAATGGATATTATTGGTAATAAACCGAAAATAATTGTTTTTAACAAAGTTGACTTAGCTGATATCGGCAGATTAGACGCATATGCTCAAAAGTTAAAAAATAAAGGTATTCCACTAGTTTATCTCAATAGTGTAATTGGCGGTGACTATAAGAAGCTCTTAACTACCATTAGAACTGTTGCGCAACCAATGCTAGAAAAATGGCTAAAAAAAGGTGTTAAAAATAAAGCTGTTCGAGTGATGATTGTGGGTATTCCTAATGTGGGAAAATCATCCTTAATTAATCGCTTATTGGGAAAATCAAAAGTTAAAACTGGTGATAAACCTGGAGTAACTAGAGGAGAACAATGGATTAATATTGGAAATAACATTGAATTGTTAGATACACCAGGGATTTTGTGGCCCAAATTTGAGGAACCGGAAATTGGATTTTCCTTAGCAGTTACGGGCGCAATAAAAGATGAAGTGTTCGATAATCAACAAGCAGTAGAAATATTATTGAGTAGATTGTTGGAAAATTATCCTGAAGCACTTAAAGAACGTTATGATATAGAAATAGACAGCGAATTATCGATAGCAGAAATATTATTGGTTATTGCTCAAAAAAGAGGTTGCCTAAGGAGTGGTGGTGTTCCGGATATCAGCAAGGTTATTAACATAGTTTTGCGTGAGTATCGGGATGGGAAAATTGGGAGATTCGTTATAGATAATGTATAA
- the rpsP gene encoding 30S ribosomal protein S16 codes for MAVKIRLNRMGSKKNPFYRVIVADSRSPRDGRFIESIGYYDATKQPAIVKIDEEKALAWLAKGAQPTDTVKSLFSKDGIMKKWDEVKRSKKEA; via the coding sequence ATGGCAGTAAAAATTCGTTTAAATCGTATGGGGTCTAAGAAAAATCCTTTTTACCGTGTAATCGTAGCTGATTCACGTTCTCCACGTGATGGTCGCTTTATCGAAAGCATTGGTTATTATGATGCTACAAAACAACCAGCTATCGTAAAAATTGATGAAGAGAAAGCGCTTGCTTGGTTAGCTAAAGGAGCTCAACCTACTGATACTGTGAAATCTTTATTTAGCAAAGATGGTATCATGAAAAAATGGGATGAAGTAAAACGCTCAAAGAAAGAGGCTTAA